The proteins below are encoded in one region of Bdellovibrio bacteriovorus:
- a CDS encoding NHL repeat-containing protein translates to MSLRFWVSLISLMLITGCGVTANIASLLGKTPLATVSPGPTVSVDNTLDLSALTPATGKSPFTFEVVNGDATISGSTLTPGTTPGDVLVKITDGDGTETFIKIPVTASLDISPKQLTLSTNSSYTYTANHGVPPYTFSATGGTITTGGVFTPDGSLNPATVTITDSLANSVSINITVNPALSSSLNHGVIAANNSATLTGSGGVPGYSYSLVSGPGSIGASTGTYTSAGGTGTVTLRVTDSLGNTFDRTLTVNPVLAASPASARLLTSTLSSFSATGGVPPYTYTMGVGSTGTISLMTGSYTAPNTASADTVIITDSLGNTATSLVDVVTSVSLAVNRSSMPPGVAVTFTASNGFPPYTYSIVSGGGSIDAISGVYSASTSGSKTIAVTDSLSMTSQMTITVYEPLAGNAFAVGIGDTATVTYTGGVPPVSASILSGAGSVSGLTFTAPGTAGTTTLRLTDSDGNVADTIATITPPPSFTSFSVNSPFTSANVSVTMVGANYDSWCLRLNVNSTDGCTWQTGPLPTSLDITRPQKLYKDPKSYYAFLKRGNSIAAASDHKIFNSKFPLGSPWAAFDPKYVFAHGTDLWVYDAATPSVRKFDKHGNVLFTIGEFGSFKGMINPLKGLASDSAGNLYVGDNVNRRVQKFSPTGAWLMQIPATPVGSTENGYFNDMREVAVDSAGNVYVADGRHIIQKFNSVGEWQANIGSSGTGDGQFINIEDIKIDSAGNIFVADTGNHRVQKIGPSGTFLMKFGSNGTGNGQFSGLKDLFLDSSGDILVLDESGLQRFSSTGTWLSKQVLLTSPTSFPVYVSSFTIDSEGTLVVADSNLMGIVKFDGALNPTPLVRRISNDDGHFYILQKISVDASQNIWVAESHNHRIQQFDNNGDFLMKVGSNGTGDGQFQYPGAIAVTNDGSFFVADNGNRIQKFDAAGNWQRTYPIGMKATALALDSAGQLYFTSTGSKIRRLNPDTGVVTEAFDTAGTPDSGFFSPAGISIDSSNNFYIASDYHVLKFSPTGTFLFSSGGWGSTSGKFSQVLGDAAVSPNGDIIAADQGGVAHIFSSTGAFKATISSSGLGRKVNSPRGIAVDSAGNIYISDSTRNQVLKFSPAGVQLFD, encoded by the coding sequence ATGTCACTTCGCTTTTGGGTCAGTCTCATAAGTCTGATGCTCATTACTGGTTGCGGTGTTACTGCGAATATCGCAAGCCTTCTTGGAAAAACGCCCCTAGCCACAGTTTCTCCCGGACCCACCGTGAGTGTCGATAACACTCTTGATTTATCAGCCCTAACTCCTGCCACAGGAAAATCTCCTTTCACTTTCGAAGTTGTTAACGGTGATGCCACTATTTCTGGAAGCACGTTAACTCCGGGAACAACTCCCGGAGATGTTCTTGTTAAAATTACCGACGGTGACGGCACAGAGACTTTCATAAAAATTCCGGTGACGGCTTCACTTGATATTTCTCCGAAACAACTGACCTTAAGCACAAATAGTTCTTATACCTATACGGCAAATCATGGCGTGCCACCCTATACATTTTCTGCGACCGGTGGAACTATCACGACAGGCGGAGTGTTCACTCCCGATGGATCTTTAAATCCCGCGACCGTCACAATTACGGACAGTCTTGCAAATTCAGTTTCTATAAATATCACCGTCAATCCAGCATTGAGTTCTTCGCTGAATCACGGAGTTATTGCCGCCAACAACAGCGCCACACTGACAGGAAGCGGCGGCGTTCCCGGCTACAGTTATTCGCTTGTATCGGGACCAGGATCTATTGGTGCTAGCACGGGCACCTACACTTCCGCAGGAGGCACGGGTACTGTGACTTTACGAGTGACAGATTCCTTAGGAAATACTTTCGATCGTACACTCACGGTGAATCCAGTGTTGGCGGCCTCTCCAGCGAGCGCTCGATTATTGACTTCGACTTTAAGCTCTTTTTCAGCGACAGGTGGGGTTCCACCTTACACCTACACGATGGGTGTTGGCAGCACAGGAACAATCAGTCTTATGACAGGCTCCTATACGGCACCCAACACGGCTTCCGCCGACACCGTTATAATAACGGACTCTTTGGGGAACACAGCCACCTCGCTGGTTGATGTCGTTACTTCTGTTTCACTGGCTGTAAATCGTTCCTCGATGCCACCGGGAGTCGCCGTGACCTTTACGGCCTCAAATGGTTTTCCACCTTATACATATTCGATTGTTTCTGGTGGCGGAAGCATTGATGCCATCTCGGGTGTTTACTCTGCTTCAACTTCGGGAAGTAAAACAATCGCCGTTACTGACAGCTTAAGCATGACTTCACAAATGACCATCACCGTTTATGAACCTTTAGCGGGAAATGCATTTGCCGTCGGCATTGGCGACACCGCCACCGTGACGTACACCGGTGGGGTTCCTCCGGTCAGCGCATCCATACTCAGTGGCGCAGGCTCGGTCAGTGGATTGACATTCACCGCTCCAGGCACAGCCGGTACGACGACTTTACGTTTGACGGACTCCGATGGAAATGTGGCTGATACTATTGCGACCATCACTCCCCCGCCTTCGTTCACAAGTTTTTCAGTCAACAGTCCTTTCACAAGCGCCAATGTCAGCGTCACTATGGTGGGTGCGAATTATGACTCCTGGTGCCTTCGCTTGAATGTGAATTCTACGGACGGTTGTACTTGGCAAACAGGGCCTCTTCCCACTTCGTTGGACATTACTCGCCCACAAAAATTATATAAAGATCCCAAATCGTATTATGCCTTTTTAAAACGGGGTAACAGCATTGCCGCCGCTTCGGATCACAAAATCTTTAACAGCAAATTTCCGTTGGGAAGTCCTTGGGCCGCGTTTGATCCAAAATATGTCTTCGCCCATGGCACCGACCTTTGGGTGTATGATGCAGCGACACCGTCTGTTCGCAAATTCGATAAACACGGGAATGTTCTTTTTACCATTGGTGAATTCGGATCCTTCAAAGGGATGATCAATCCACTTAAAGGTCTTGCTTCAGACTCTGCAGGCAATTTGTATGTCGGTGATAACGTGAATCGGCGGGTTCAAAAATTCAGCCCAACCGGTGCATGGCTGATGCAAATACCAGCGACCCCAGTAGGTTCGACAGAAAACGGATATTTTAACGACATGAGAGAAGTCGCCGTAGACTCAGCAGGAAACGTCTATGTGGCTGACGGTCGCCACATAATTCAAAAATTTAATAGCGTTGGAGAGTGGCAGGCTAATATCGGTTCCTCGGGAACTGGTGATGGCCAATTCATAAACATTGAAGACATAAAAATTGATTCTGCCGGCAATATCTTTGTTGCTGATACTGGAAATCATCGTGTTCAAAAAATCGGTCCCAGCGGCACATTCCTCATGAAGTTCGGCAGCAACGGAACTGGAAATGGGCAGTTCAGTGGCCTCAAAGATCTTTTTCTTGATTCCTCAGGGGACATTTTGGTTTTAGACGAAAGTGGTCTTCAAAGGTTCAGCAGCACGGGCACTTGGCTATCTAAACAGGTTTTATTAACGTCACCGACAAGCTTTCCGGTGTATGTTTCAAGTTTTACGATCGACTCGGAAGGCACTCTTGTTGTCGCCGATTCCAATTTGATGGGCATCGTAAAATTTGATGGTGCTTTAAACCCAACGCCTTTGGTGCGAAGAATTTCCAACGATGATGGACATTTCTACATTCTTCAAAAAATTTCAGTCGATGCCTCTCAAAATATCTGGGTCGCAGAGAGCCACAATCACCGAATTCAACAGTTTGATAATAACGGTGATTTCTTGATGAAAGTGGGCTCAAACGGTACCGGAGACGGCCAGTTTCAATATCCTGGGGCTATCGCAGTCACGAATGACGGCAGTTTCTTTGTTGCTGATAACGGCAACCGAATTCAAAAGTTCGATGCGGCGGGAAATTGGCAAAGGACCTATCCTATCGGAATGAAAGCTACCGCCTTGGCTTTGGATTCTGCCGGTCAGCTTTATTTCACCTCGACGGGTTCAAAAATCAGACGTCTTAATCCAGATACGGGCGTTGTCACTGAAGCCTTCGACACTGCGGGCACACCGGATAGTGGATTTTTTTCTCCCGCTGGAATAAGTATCGACAGCTCTAACAATTTTTATATCGCATCTGACTACCACGTGCTGAAGTTCAGTCCCACGGGAACATTTTTGTTTTCGTCGGGTGGATGGGGGTCTACAAGTGGTAAATTTAGTCAAGTTTTAGGCGATGCGGCTGTTTCACCGAATGGCGACATTATCGCGGCTGACCAAGGTGGAGTTGCGCACATATTCAGTAGTACAGGAGCATTCAAAGCAACCATTAGCTCTTCCGGCCTTGGCAGAAAAGTTAATTCTCCCCGAGGTATCGCCGTTGATAGCGCAGGAAATATTTATATCAGCGATAGCACGAGAAACCAGGTCCTGAAGTTTTCACCAGCGGGTGTTCAGCTTTTTGATTGA
- a CDS encoding TolB family protein, with translation MGANIYRYVLLICFFTSACSLDASLEDFRSINRLHLNFDENNKAVSSSNYRSYSVMGSCIHVGKEVQVQLGSFSGNTTCLPDKTFVVLLDLEGITEGEYALTARQEETEAKKTSEDTETVTVDLTPPLVTVNPLDNRQNYSLSSLKADYPVGGDCSEPFNVVKVSTSLSQEYLAVCSASQKWEIKLNLSSETASSIDFYIQHFDSVGNISTAVTANIAYPRWQKISPDITATGVPSVRILTQYGDSGRILMASPLRNDDLVDLGIVNFNNTGLTRINPLSGQWGLDTSKFLAAVPKHGRALYVRSTIGRTQLRELHSVKIDGTDDKVLMGPTTANPVGGVTNYLLAPNQDIVVALGDIESTDNEFNLYAISVLSGAKVKLNGSLVSGGDVRDFLITPNGEEVIFRADKDTDEGIDLYAVKLDGTNLRKISPTMAAGKSVYAGYRISPDSKWVTFRENQTFLSGSNTALSVVSLVSGEITNISATGTQGFVEIGAFSPNSKYLAYRIDRPFVGCYSLLVLNLETKAETQASPACTSSTNDLLSYAWSQDSRKLGFGMTTTANYYDLFVANLDGTDSHQITTVAATRNGVNGGYKEDSIVFTPDNTRVLFIADLSGVAYASTNDMKFDLYSAKVDGSEPPVKLTTNSIATFAHDYPVIKVSPTSDRVVFISDLLVDARYEMFLASVDGSSIRKISPAISIATGGVMFANQNYFIDWTRNLAVFQSDTITDNVYGVYLASLSLSSPSLTSITMPQIISGDVPAPLAAANGSKIVFRQNPTLDAEMHIYVADADGSNVLRMTKNFPTGGGTIRSFSVTADGAKVIYIADQDTAGKEELYISDTSSASTPLKLNAAITASGGNITQYKVIESANKILYMGDLAADSVMDIYVVNFDGTGNTKLTPAYSHTTTINQWDVTPDGSAIVVRWDYRVATKIEVDMIPLSGGAPVALNAAIGSAFDVNGFSISKDSAWVCYWGYLTVARRNDVRLVNVATPATNYLVDVGIDTARMATDCNFSPDSSYAIIKGDWATDGKTALKTFNISTQTLYPINASLDATANTSWSEALIEGSNKRLITLSESAPEVYEIYSSNFDGTDSRKISKAPYAGGQVNANTLQAVRILDDADRTIVYSGLIDTLGKWDLYAVKWDGTLQRKLVTLPAYADIYDFFVYSGNTRVFYRADADADGMLSLYSVNADGTGLKNHMPGLSGNTGVWYSPVISTSHVFFLSDAYQNQLLELFVDSL, from the coding sequence ATGGGTGCAAATATCTACCGGTACGTTCTGCTCATTTGCTTTTTTACTTCAGCCTGCTCTTTAGATGCATCGCTTGAAGACTTCCGTAGCATTAATCGCTTGCACTTAAATTTTGACGAAAACAATAAAGCTGTTTCATCCTCAAATTATCGCTCTTATTCAGTGATGGGCTCATGCATCCACGTTGGGAAAGAAGTCCAGGTTCAACTGGGTTCCTTTTCAGGCAATACTACCTGCCTGCCTGACAAAACTTTCGTGGTGCTTCTGGATCTAGAGGGAATTACTGAGGGCGAGTACGCCCTGACAGCTCGCCAAGAAGAAACCGAAGCGAAAAAAACATCGGAAGATACTGAAACGGTGACAGTGGATCTAACTCCACCTCTTGTCACCGTGAACCCCTTGGATAACAGACAGAATTATTCTTTGTCGTCACTAAAAGCAGACTATCCCGTCGGCGGTGATTGCTCCGAACCCTTCAATGTGGTTAAAGTCTCGACGTCGCTTTCTCAGGAGTATCTGGCCGTGTGTTCAGCATCGCAGAAGTGGGAAATCAAACTCAATCTCTCCTCTGAGACAGCCAGCTCCATCGATTTTTATATTCAACACTTCGACTCCGTAGGAAATATTTCGACGGCAGTGACGGCGAACATCGCCTATCCGCGCTGGCAAAAAATCAGCCCCGATATTACGGCAACAGGAGTTCCGTCTGTGCGGATCCTCACGCAATACGGAGACAGCGGGCGCATTCTCATGGCGAGTCCCCTTCGCAACGACGACCTGGTGGATCTAGGCATCGTGAATTTCAACAACACAGGTCTTACTCGCATCAACCCTCTTTCTGGCCAATGGGGTCTTGATACCTCGAAATTTCTGGCAGCGGTGCCCAAACACGGACGTGCACTGTACGTGCGCTCTACCATTGGTCGCACTCAACTGCGCGAACTTCATTCTGTCAAAATCGACGGCACCGACGATAAGGTGTTGATGGGACCGACAACTGCAAATCCCGTGGGGGGCGTCACTAACTACTTATTAGCTCCCAATCAGGATATTGTTGTCGCTTTGGGTGACATTGAATCCACCGACAATGAATTTAATCTTTACGCCATCAGCGTGCTTTCTGGAGCCAAAGTTAAACTGAACGGTTCGTTAGTGAGCGGTGGTGATGTGCGAGATTTCTTAATCACACCCAACGGCGAAGAAGTGATTTTCCGCGCCGACAAGGATACTGATGAAGGCATTGACCTGTATGCCGTGAAACTAGATGGTACAAATCTGCGCAAGATCAGTCCCACCATGGCTGCCGGAAAAAGTGTGTATGCCGGGTATCGCATCAGTCCTGATAGCAAGTGGGTGACTTTCCGTGAAAACCAAACCTTCTTGAGCGGGTCCAATACCGCCTTATCCGTGGTTTCTTTGGTCAGCGGAGAAATCACGAATATTTCCGCAACAGGAACTCAAGGTTTCGTCGAGATCGGTGCCTTCAGTCCTAATTCTAAATATCTTGCTTATCGTATTGATCGACCTTTCGTGGGCTGTTATTCGCTGCTGGTTTTAAATCTAGAAACAAAAGCAGAGACACAAGCTTCTCCTGCTTGCACAAGCTCCACGAATGATCTGCTTAGCTACGCCTGGTCGCAAGACTCGCGAAAGCTGGGCTTCGGTATGACCACAACGGCGAATTACTATGACCTTTTCGTCGCTAATCTTGATGGCACGGACTCTCATCAGATCACCACCGTGGCGGCAACACGCAACGGCGTTAATGGAGGCTACAAAGAAGATTCGATTGTATTTACTCCGGACAATACGCGAGTGCTGTTCATTGCGGATTTATCAGGAGTCGCTTATGCCTCCACCAACGATATGAAGTTCGACCTTTATAGTGCTAAAGTAGATGGATCAGAACCTCCCGTAAAATTGACTACAAACTCGATTGCGACTTTCGCGCATGACTACCCCGTTATAAAAGTCAGCCCTACCAGTGATCGGGTTGTGTTTATTTCAGATCTTTTGGTCGATGCACGCTACGAGATGTTTTTGGCATCAGTCGATGGCAGCTCTATTCGAAAAATCAGTCCCGCAATTTCCATTGCTACTGGCGGTGTGATGTTTGCTAATCAGAATTATTTTATCGATTGGACACGCAACCTGGCCGTGTTTCAGTCCGACACTATCACGGATAATGTCTATGGCGTTTACTTAGCTTCTCTCAGTCTTTCGTCTCCTTCTTTAACTAGCATTACGATGCCACAAATTATTTCTGGCGACGTTCCTGCCCCACTTGCTGCGGCGAATGGATCCAAAATCGTTTTCCGTCAGAATCCCACTCTGGACGCAGAAATGCACATTTATGTTGCGGATGCTGACGGTTCCAATGTGTTGCGAATGACCAAAAATTTTCCTACAGGTGGTGGAACAATACGCAGCTTTTCCGTCACAGCGGATGGAGCAAAGGTGATCTACATCGCGGATCAGGATACAGCTGGCAAGGAAGAGCTTTATATTTCGGACACGTCTTCAGCCAGCACACCTTTAAAATTGAACGCAGCCATCACAGCGTCTGGCGGAAACATCACTCAGTACAAAGTCATCGAGTCTGCGAACAAAATCCTTTACATGGGTGATCTTGCCGCGGATTCCGTGATGGATATTTACGTCGTCAATTTTGATGGCACAGGCAACACGAAACTTACACCGGCTTACTCGCATACCACGACGATCAATCAATGGGATGTCACACCCGATGGTTCTGCCATTGTCGTGCGATGGGACTATCGAGTGGCTACAAAAATTGAAGTGGATATGATTCCCCTTTCCGGCGGAGCACCTGTCGCCCTGAATGCCGCGATTGGATCCGCTTTCGATGTCAACGGGTTTTCAATTTCGAAAGACTCTGCTTGGGTTTGTTACTGGGGTTACCTCACGGTGGCCCGCCGAAACGATGTACGCCTGGTAAATGTAGCCACGCCAGCAACAAATTATCTGGTGGACGTAGGCATCGATACAGCACGAATGGCGACAGACTGTAATTTCAGTCCGGATTCTTCCTACGCTATTATCAAAGGCGATTGGGCAACAGATGGAAAGACCGCCCTTAAAACTTTCAATATCAGCACCCAAACTTTATATCCTATCAACGCTTCGTTGGATGCCACCGCCAACACCAGTTGGTCTGAAGCGCTCATCGAAGGAAGCAACAAGCGCTTAATCACGCTTAGCGAGTCGGCGCCGGAAGTTTATGAAATCTACAGTTCTAATTTTGATGGAACTGATTCAAGAAAAATTAGTAAAGCTCCCTACGCTGGCGGTCAGGTGAATGCCAATACTTTGCAAGCCGTGCGCATTTTAGACGATGCGGATCGCACGATTGTTTATTCAGGTCTTATCGACACCTTAGGAAAATGGGATCTTTACGCCGTGAAGTGGGACGGGACTTTACAACGCAAACTCGTCACCTTGCCTGCTTATGCCGATATCTATGATTTCTTCGTGTATTCGGGAAACACGCGCGTGTTCTATCGTGCAGATGCCGACGCAGATGGAATGTTAAGTCTTTATTCCGTAAACGCCGATGGAACGGGTTTAAAAAATCATATGCCTGGACTTTCAGGAAACACCGGCGTTTGGTATTCCCCTGTCATTAGTACATCGCATGTGTTTTTCCTAAGTGATGCTTATCAAAATCAGCTCTTAGAGCTGTTCGTTGACTCACTTTAA